Proteins from a genomic interval of Thamnophis elegans isolate rThaEle1 chromosome 2, rThaEle1.pri, whole genome shotgun sequence:
- the ASB8 gene encoding ankyrin repeat and SOCS box protein 8 — protein MWYIMQSIQSKYSLSERLIRTIAAIRSFPHDNVEDLIRRGADVNCMHGTLKPLHCACMVADADCIELLLEKGAQVNALDGYNRTALHYAAEKDETCVEILLEYGANPNALDGNKDTPLHWAAFKNNAECVRTLLESGAFVNALDYNNDTPLSWAAMKGNLECVSILLEYGAEVRIVNMKGQTPISRLVALLVRGLGTEREDSCFDLLHRAVGHFELRKNGAMPREVMRDQQLCEKLTMLCSVPGTLKTLSRYAVRHSLGMQFLPDAVKELPLPESLKEYVLLK, from the exons ATGTGGTATATTATGCAGAGCATCCAGAGTAAATATTCTTTGTCAGAGCGCTTGATCCGGACTATAGCAGCCATCCGATCTTTCCCGCATGACAATGTTGAAGATCTAATAAGAAGG GGAGCAGATGTCAACTGTATGCATGGTACACTGAAACCATTGCACTGTGCTTGCATGGTGGCTGATGCAGATTGCATTGAGCTGCTGTTGGAAAAAGGAGCTCAG GTCAACGCCCTTGATGGCTACAATCGAACAGCCCTTCATTATGCAGCTGAGAAAGACGAGACTTGTGTGGAGATCCTTTTGGAATACGGGGCAAATCCCAATGCACTGGATGGCAATAAGGACACCCCACTGCATTGGGCTGCCTTTAAAAACAATGCCGAATGTGTCCGAACACTTTTGGAAAGCGGGGCCTTTGTCAATGCTCTGGATTATAATAACGACACCCCTCTGAGCTGGGCAGCAATGAAGGGCAACCTGGAGTGTGTCAGCATTCTCCTGGAGTACGGAGCTGAGGTCCGGATAGTCAATATGAAGGGGCAGACCCCAATTTCAAGATTAGTTGCCCTGCTGGTCAGAGGACTTGGCACCGAGAGGGAAGATTCCTGCTTTGATCTCCTTCACAGAGCCGTTGGACACTTCGAATTGAGGAAAAACGGTGCAATGCCACGCGAGGTTATGCGAGATCAGCAGCTTTGTGAAAAGCTGACCATGCTATGCTCTGTCCCAGGCACATTAAAGACGCTCTCGCGCTATGCTGTGCGCCACAGCCTGGGTATGCAGTTCCTACCAGACGCAGTGAAGGAACTGCCTCTGCCAGAATCTTTGAAAGAATATGTCTTGCTTAAATGA